ctttgtaatagcaatggcactcactcctgttccctgacactcatggatctctggcacactggtggtgtcttccacagacaagacggatgcaaagtacctatcaagttcatctaccatctcttccccatttgtaccccatgagcatcattttccagtggtccaatatcaactctcgcctCCCTTTCGTATATTTTATAACTGGTTGATATTATTGTATAGTTTGCTGTCttatttcacctttccccttatagcttttattttaaatttgcctGCTGTTGGATGTTAAAAGCTAcccagttatccaacctactactcacttttgctaccttatatgctttTGTACAGTCTTTCACTTCCTTTGTCAGTACTacgtctgtgggacatatctatcctgtacatTATGAACTAATCCCAGAaacgtcagccatttctgctctggcgTCATCTCCACCAGCATCCACCTGAGgaatcacctctctcatgcctctgaaattccctGTCATTCCCCTGCGATACAATGCATCTGACCTgtgcttctccctcacaaattgcagtaggacttcaatcatattatgatcactgccttctaatggttcctttacattaacctgcctaataagatctgggttattacacaacacccaatgtaAGATAGcagttccccgagtaggctcaaccatcagctgctctaaaaagccatttcgttaGCATTCAATACATCTCCTCTTTTGCGATCTCACGCCaatctgactttcccaatcctccTGCAGAGTGAAGTCACCCACTACAGTTGTGTCATTAAATTTATTACATAAAAGCCAAACATTCAGCAGTacctggggcagaagtgaggataCATGCTTTTACTAAGGAGAGAAGGGGTTTTTGAAGcggaaaggcctgaaggtagataagacaccgcagagttcagaaagaggtggctgaagagattgtgaaggcattagagtcataaaacactacaacacaggaaAATGCCATTCGGCCAGTCTAGTCCGTGCTAAAGCATTAATCTTCCGAGTTCCAACAAATTCCACCtagaccatcgccctccatatgcttctcatccaaacttctctaaaagaTTACAATCGTccctgccacttgctctggcagctcggggcacactctccccgcctctgaatgaagaagttcccccttagttttctcttcaagtgatgagtaatgatctatcacaaatcactagattttggaacggTTCTGGTGGaccagaaatttgcaaatgtcactccacaattTAAGAGGAAAATTATTGGACAGTTATTATTGTTGGACAGTTATTATTATTGGACAGTCTGACCTTagtggtcaggaagatgttagagtGTACTAAGAGTGTGTTTTTTGGGTACTGTAATTGGGGAAACATGatgaagtaggccaaagtcagccggATTCCTTCaaggaaatcttgactgacaaatctcttggaatactttgcggaaataacaggcaaggtagataaagcagaggcagtgtatgttgtttgcttggattttcagatgatcttcaacaaggtaccccatgcaaggcttattgagaaagtaaggaggcatgggatccaagggcacattgctttgtgcatccagaactggcttgctcacagaagacaaagagtggttgtatactggtcatattctgcatggaggtcggtgaccagtggtctgcctcagggatcggttctgggacccctacccttcgtgactttaataaatgacctggatgaggaagtggaggtacgggttagtaaatttgctgatgacacaaaggttgggttagGTTGCAGGGGGATATTGATAGTCtgcaaacctgggctgagaagcggcaaatggacttcaacccaaagaagtgtgatgtggttcatttgcttcggtcaaatatgatagaatatagtaataattgtaagcctcttggcagtgtggaggaacagagggatcttggggacggagtccacaggacactcaaagctgctatgtaggttgactctgtggttaagaagccatactGTGCGTTGGCCTTAATCATCCGCAGGCttgagtttaaaagccgagatgtaatgttgcagctatataggactttggtcagaccccacttggagtactgtgctcagtcctggtcgccaaattacaggaaggatgtggaagccatggaaagggtgctgaggagatttacgaggatgttgtttggatagggataggttgagtgaactcagtcttttctccttggagtgatggaggataagaggtgtccTGATAAAGGTGTCCATgaaaatgagagacattgatcgtgtggatagttagaggctttttcccagggctgaaagtgctagcacgagagggcatagtttgaagatgcttggaagtaggtacggaggagatgtcaggggtatgttttttttacatagagagtggtaagtgtttggaatgggctgccggcaatggtggtggaggcggacacgatagggtcttttaagagactcctggataggtacacggagcttagaaaaatagagaactgTAGGTAACCCTTGGCATTTCTAgagcaaggacatgttcggcatcgctttgtgagccaaagggcctgtaacgtgccgcaggttttctatgtttctaaggtgctgcacgtgaggctgcttaacaggatcacagctcatggaattacagggaagaaaCTTGTGCTGACAAGGGAGAAAGTGTCAGAATAATGTGGGCAATTCTGTTTTGCTGTCGGTAACTAATGCtgttctgtaggggtcagtattgagaccgcatcgtttcatgttaaatctgaatgatatggatgacggaattgataccTTGGTGACGAACAttgcagttgatacaaagataggtacggGACAGATAGTTTAGAGCAAagcgggagtctgcagaaggacttcgataGGCCTGGAGAATGCCAGCAAAGTAGCAGTTGAAATACAGTGTATGCAAGTCATGTACATTTGGTAGAAGTAATTGGgcgtagaaaaaaaataaatgggagaaacttggaaaaaattagaggtTCATAAGTGCTTGTGAGTCCTTGAGCAAGAGGCCCTAAAGGTTTGCTTGCAAATTGAGTTGATTAAAGAtgacaactgcaatgttagcattagaAGAGCAGGGATGCGATACTATAGCTTTATAACGCATTGggcagatcactgttggtgtattgtgagcagattccgACCTGTACTTACGACTTGTTATCTGAGCAAAAGATGTGTTCGTATTGGAGTGGGTCCGGAGAAGTTtcaaagaatgattccaggacgaCCAAGAgtggatgacctggatgaggaagtacgtgggaagggattcactcagtcatccaacctacagaaatttatcaatatccactgctgctgatttccacacacaaataaatcaaaagggatatgCCCAATCAAATAGATAATTAATCGATCAATAGCCCCCAAAACAACACGGCCCAGCCAGACACATAACAAGTgactttacatctcacaacagtggattctgtaatgaaacccatgattaatgttgttgtccctctGAAATCATAAGAAACGCACATTAAGGTGCATTTAAATGCGAGCGCATCCCCACAGGTGACGTCGCACAGACCCCCCTCGAACCTGACGTCACGCATGGGCTtcccacaccgggatctgcccttaCGTGCACAGCGTCTTACGTCATCCATGCGCTGGTGAGCTCGGGCTTTATCATTTTAAtagctgggctaataatcacaTGACCAGCCCTCCCCCACCGCTATCAACAGAGGATTCAGGGGCTGCACTATTCCCATTGGTgcaaagcgatgtcaatcacttgTTACCACCAGTCGCAGAGTTGGACAAGTCCAGAGGGCGTTACCCCTGCTGAGTTCGCCTCCCGCTCCGGCCTCAAACTCCACATCACAGTGGAGTAAATGTCcgttttttgatttatttccatttccctccaagagaagttggggcgtttgtgaagcgtcacctgcggccggagtctgatgtgtcaccgagaggtaggaggagaccgctcggcccgtcggtttgatgccAGCTCCCtggggaaggagaggagggattttattgaaaggaaatAGATCgtgtgagagggggcggacaagatgtttgtcccggtggaaaTCTGTGaaaatgtctgagcccacggtggtggcGAGCATAGGGATTCATATTGGGGGGGAAACACCGGCACACTGTTGACCTGCAAGTGGGGCCAATGACAGGGTTGGGAGCTGaatggttggggcaacacggggctgcagaagatgaacAGTTTTTgcacagaggattaacaaagtggttagagagtatttgttatagagagtgcaatgaagtttCAACAGACTGATCCCTGAAATGGTtaggtcatcatatgaagaaagatcaaatgtgataacaatttcatttggagaatcgaggactggGAGGTGAGCACATTGAAATGCAcgtcattaccggttgaaccagggatcccagtctctgaaaaatgGGGTGGATGCCTATATTTTATAATAAAACCCCTATTGTTTTACCTTTACCTTCTCTCCCATTTGTGTgcttgcccttgtccttcacagcCCCTTACCTGCTTAAGATTCATCCATTAGCATCAGTCAGCAATTCATTCTTTTTGGCTTTTCCTAATCCCTTAGGGGTTGGCGCTTCTAGAAATTTATAAATGTCCATTGCTGGTGATTTCCacaacaaataaatcaaaagggatttccccaatcaaaTGATAATTCTTCGATCAATAGCTCgcaaatttgttcatatcccagacgcaggccccaaatttgttacgaaccataatgctttagaaacaagccagcagcaatagattaCATCTGGAgtttggttttgatgttaaatctGTCTTTATTGGAATCTACTTGTAATATtgcaacttaaacaagataaacagaagttaacagtgttaagtTTATAAATGTGTATAagtataactcccaaactattgagctcaggggaaacaaggcttgcaGTCTTGAGATgctaaagtatgaaagttcagttcaaccacagaataggcgatgagggagagagatttgtaatccagggtaaatggtgAGAGAAGGCAAATATGTCAAATTCCTCaggttccacggtggtaaaacaagagaacagtcgctgtagattttatccgtcatcgctccaaatccacatacaaattatcaccaaaagtgacttgtcacaaggtgtatcatcttcaagtgaacTACCACAtcacagccaggcaagggttaacacataagtggtttccacaggacatcccaaatcagatccactcctatggatcaaacaaggTGACAAACACACATTCAATGTACATGGAtcaataattaacccacccttgtgggcataggaaactTCTAAACAGTGActcttggccactagttccctggtttcgatccttccattttccctccttcgtctccgtctgactctgagtgtctgtgttctcggttaaaactaaacaagctgcgagcgatgtaaacaagctgcaagtcagactgattcaccttcttaatctctctctcttaaaatgacagtccacagcaaaggaaacccagggattcataacaatggctacttcccattgtgaactgactggtgtgccagtaggtttgatgaccgagtgaatcccttcccacagaatgagcaggtgaacggcttctccccggtgtgaactcgctggtggaccagtaggttggatgactgagtgaatcccttcccacagactgagcaggtgaatggcctctccccagtgtgaactcgctggtggaccagtaggttggatgactgagtgaatcccttcccacagactgaacaggtatatggcttctccccagtgtgaaattgctggtgtgccagtagttgggatgaccgagtgaaactcttcccacagtctgagcaggtgaacggcttctccccagtgtgaactctctgatgactctgtaggatggatggatcagtgaatctcttcccacagactgggcaggtgaatggcttctctctagtgtgaactctctgatgactctgtaggttggatgactgagcgaatcccttcccacagactgagcaggtgaatggcttctccccagtgtgaactctctgatgactctgtaggttggatgactgagcgaatcccttcccacagactgagcaggtgaatggcttttccccagtgtgaactctctgatgactctgtaggttggatgactgagagaatcccttcccacagtctgagcaggtgaacggcttctcctcaGTGTGAGCTGACTGGTGTACCAgcagttgggatgaccgagtgaatcctttcccacattctgagcaggtgaacggcctctctccagtgtgaactcgctgatgactctgtaggttggataacagagtgaatcccttcccacagactgagaaggtgaatggcttctccccagtgtgaactctctgatgactctgtaggttggatgaccgagtgaatcccttcccacagactgagcaggtgaatggcttttgcccagtgtgaactctctgatgacactgtaggttggatgactgagtgaatcccttcccacagactgagcaggtgtatggcttctccccagtgtgaactcgctgatgtaccagtaggttggatgactgagtaaatcctttcccacagtctgagcaggtgaacggcttctccccagtgtgaactgactggtgtaccagtagttgggatgaccgagtgaaactcttcccacagtcagagcaggtgaatggcttctccccagtgtgaactctctgatgactctgtaggttggatgaccgagtgaattcctttccacagactgagcaggtgaacagcttctccccagtgtgaactcgctgatgtctctgtagtttggatgactgagtgaatcccttcctgcaGACTGTGCAGGTGAATGACCGCCCCTtggtgtgaacacgctggtgtgccattaggacagatgaccgagagaatcccttcccttaaattcagcagatgaccagcctctgcccagtgtgatctgactggtgtgtccacaggtgggatgcccgacagaatcctttctcacacacacaacagatgaatggccttgccctgtgtgaacttgctgatataccttcagttgaaatgactgagtgaatccattcctaagcaggtgaatggcctttctcctgtgtaaaatgacgggcttgctggttggtcagatgaccgagtgaatcccttcgcacagtctgagcaagaaggatggtcgattgaatcccttgctccacttcttaaatatctagaaagagacaacaaaactggcgtgtcgtgtgtgagattcctggagacaaattccttcccgtttttaacctgtaaaagatttacaaaatccatcaatgggtgtaggacaacatttcagatgagattacttgagttgccaagatttgatttggtatcacactgttacagtgacgTTCAACCCAAGTTGAACAGAgtaatcatctcctgactgggcagagtgctggtatctggaatgtccATCAATTTCCATATGTAGTTCAAGTTCCAACTCCTTGAAGTGCAGGGttaaaagctgcagctggatgcacttcttgtaagtgagggcatcagggacactacaGGTCTCCCCATCTTCAAtaccccctctaatttgtaataaccagcGTGTACATAAATCTtgcactgtgcattttttatagagaggtattcattttcacagcgagcaaaTCAcggtcaataggaactttgatctcctctggattcgatccagttcatctgcactctcacacaacctatgtagctggcctgtaatgggaattgaaggattttctcaccaaagttTTGGcatattgtccatatgtggtttgcttgctaagttACGCTTTAAAAAggcagatttccaaatatcactccacttcttcccacttgcaaattttccagcaacttttgcaacaCCAGAATACACACAAgtatcaccagtttctgtattcgacataaatatttcccctgaaccctcccccgCAGTGACTGATAGTGGTGAACTCAGTTTCTATATGCCCCTGAAGCCTCCCCCAATTTTCCCGCAACATTTGCATCGCCACAATTCTCCAGCAACGTTTGCATTGCCACAATACACAcatcagacaaagactgacagtggtgaactcagtgatggcaatgccaatgaatatgaagggaagggcagcagtctatctcactggagtctggcacatttgtgatgtgaaagctacttgttgcccagggcaaaggtgtttgatatcattacgtaCCCAGGGAGAATGGGTCAAAACATGTTTTCACcagtagaaaagtccagagcaagaggaggtagaggaagcagcacacacaaaatactggaggagctcagcaggccaggcagaatctatggaaaagagtactaatgctgagttcctccagcattttgtgtgtgttgcttggatttccagcatctgcaggt
This portion of the Hypanus sabinus isolate sHypSab1 unplaced genomic scaffold, sHypSab1.hap1 scaffold_547, whole genome shotgun sequence genome encodes:
- the LOC132389355 gene encoding zinc finger protein 229-like, with product MAHQRVHTKGRSFTCTVCRKGFTQSSKLQRHQRVHTGEKLFTCSVCGKEFTRSSNLQSHQRVHTGEKPFTCSDCGKSFTRSSQLLVHQSVHTGEKPFTCSDCGKGFTQSSNLLVHQRVHTGEKPYTCSVCGKGFTQSSNLQCHQRVHTGQKPFTCSVCGKGFTRSSNLQSHQRVHTGEKPFTFSVCGKGFTLLSNLQSHQRVHTGERPFTCSECGKGFTRSSQLLVHQSAHTEEKPFTCSDCGKGFSQSSNLQSHQRVHTGEKPFTCSVCGKGFAQSSNLQSHQRVHTGEKPFTCSVCGKGFAQSSNLQSHQRVHTREKPFTCPVCGKRFTDPSILQSHQRVHTGEKPFTCSDCGKSFTRSSQLLAHQQFHTGEKPYTCSVCGKGFTQSSNLLVHQRVHTGERPFTCSVCGKGFTQSSNLLVHQRVHTGEKPFTCSFCGKGFTRSSNLLAHQSVHNGK